The genomic window GCTCAATCAAGCAAATAATGGAAATTATCAAAAATTGACGCTTTTAATGTGTCAGGCACTCGAAAGAACGCTTAATATTTATCTTGGCGCGATGCCTGAAAGCCCTTATGACTATCAGTCAATTCAAAATATTGTGAGCGAACCAAATACACCTTATAGTCAAGAATATGTTAGTTTATTGGCCAGAACAGGAAAAATTGATGCTTACAAAGAAGGCCGAAATTGGTATACCACCAAAGAAGCCATTGAAAACTATATGGCAACCCGAAAAAGAAAGCGCTAGTTTATACTAGCGTTTTTTGTTACTAATTGTAACATAAAGTTTTGCTATCGAGCACTAAAAGAACAAATCAAAGTGGTAACTTTGCGTTTTTGCTCAAAATTATGCTAGATAAAGACAATACTATTGAAGTTCTTGGTGCAAGAGTTCATAATCTAAAAAATATCGATATATCTATTCCGCGTGAAAAACTGGTTGTAATTACTGGTTTATCAGGTTCGGGAAAATCTTCTTTGGCATTTGATACTATTTATGCTGAGGGGCAGCGTCGCTATGTTGAAACGTTTTCTGCCTATGCGAGACAATTCCTTGGCGGATTGGAGCGCCCTGATGTAGATAAAATCGACGGCCTTTCTCCTGTAATTGCGATTGAACAAAAAACAACAAGTAAAAGTCCGCGCTCTACGGTTGGAACGATTACTGAAATTTACGATTTCCTTAGACTTTTATATGCACGTGGTGCAGATGCGTACAGTTATAACACGGGCGAAAAAATGGTTTCGTACTCTGATGAACAGATTAAAGATCTGATTATTCAGGATTATAGCGGAAAACGAATCAATATTCTAGCGCCAGTAATTAAAGCCAGAAAAGGGCATTATGCGGAATTATTCCAGCAGATTACCAAACAAGGATTCTTGAAAGTTCGTGTAAACGGCGAAGTTCAAGATTTGGTTGCAGGAATGAAATTGGATCGTTACAAAACACACGATATTGAGATTGTTGTTGATAGAATGGTAATCGAAGATAATTCTGATACGCAAAAAAGATTATCAGAAAGCATCAATACTGCGATGCATCACGGTGAAGATGTCTTGATGATTTTAGATCAGGATTCTAATGAAGTGCGTTATTTCAGCCGTAATTTAATGTGTCCTTCAACAGGAATATCGTACCAAAATCCAGAACCAAATTTATTCTCTTTCAACTCTCCAAAAGGTGCTTGTCCGCATTGCAATGGATTGGGAACAGTACACGAAATCAACGTTAAAAAGATTATTCCGAATCCGAAATTATCTATAAAAGCAGGTGGTTTTGCTCCGCTTGGCGAATACAAATCTTCATGGATTTTCAAACAATTGGAAACTATTGGAGAAAAATTCGGATTTAAAATTACGGATCCGATTGAAAAGATTCCAGAAGAAGCCATGCAAATGATTTTGTATGGCGGAAAAGATAAATTTTCAATCAACTCAAAAGATCTTGGCGTAACAAGGGAATATAAAATTGATTTTGAGGGAATTTCCAACTTCATCAAAAATCAATATGACGAAAGTGCCACAACCAGCATAAAACGTTGGGCAAAAGATTTTATGGACGAAATTAACTGTCCTGTTTGTGATGGCTCACGCCTTAAAAAAGAAGCATTATTTTTTAGGGTAAATGAAAAAAATATCACCGAATTGTGTGATATGGATATTTCAGATTTAACAGCTTGGTTTCAAGATTTAAATAGCCATTTGACAGACAAACAGCTTTTAATTGCATCTGAAGTTGTAAAAGAAATCAAAGACCGTTTGAATTTCTTGATGAATGTTGGTTTGAATTATCTGGCTTTAAGCCGAAGTTCAAAATCGCTTTCTGGTGGTGAAGCACAGCGTATTCGTCTAGCAACACAAATTGGTTCGCAATTGGTTGGCGTTTTATATATTTTGGATGAACCAAGTATTGGTTTACACCAAAGAGATAATGAAAAACTAATTCATTCTTTGGAACAATTACGCGATATCGGAAACTCTGTTATTGTGGTTGAACACGATAAAGACATGATCGAAACAGCAGATTATGTTATTGATATTGGCCCAAAAGCGGGTAAATATGGTGGAGAAATCATCAGTATTGGGACACCGAAAGAAACTTTAGCTTCGAACACTATTACCGCTCAATATTTGAATGGTAAAATGAAATTTGACATTCCGAAGAAAAGGAGAAAAGGAAATGGCAAATTCTTAAAACTGACTGGAGCAACAGGAAATAACTTAAAAAATGTTTCTATTGAAATTCCATTAGGTCAATTAACCTGTGTTACAGGAGTTTCTGGAAGTGGAAAATCGACTTTAATTAACGAAACGCTTTATCCTATTTTAAATGCGTATTATTTTAATGGCGTAAAAAAACCGCAACCTTATAAAAAGATTGAAGGTTTAGAACATATCGACAAAGTAATTGATATTGACCAAAGTCCGATTGGAAGAACACCACGTTCGAATCCTGCAACATATACAGAGGTTTTCACTGAAATCAGAAATCTGTTCACTATGACTTCTGAAAGTATGATTCGTGGTTATAAAGCAGGACGTTTTAGCTTTAACGTAAAAGGCGGACGTTGCGAAACCTGCGAAGGTTCTGGTGTAAGAACAATCGAAATGAACTTTTTACCGGACGTTTACGTAGAATGTGAAACGTGTCAAGGCAAACGTTTCAACAGAGAAACTTTAGAAATTAGATATAAAGGGAAATCTATTTCTGATGTTTTGGATATGACGGTTGATGAAGCGGTTCCGTTTTTTGAAAACATTCCGAAGATTTATAGAAAAATCAAAACCATTCAAGATGTTGGTTTGGGCTACATTACACTTGGTCAGCAAAGCACAACACTTTCGGGTGGTGAAGCACAACGTATTAAATTGGCAGGAGAATTGTCTAAAAAAGATACTGGAAATACATTTTATATTCTAGATGAGCCAACAACAGGTTTGCACTTTGAAGACATTCGCGTTTTGATGGAAGTAATCAATAAATTGGTTGATAAAGGAAATACAATTTTGGTAATCGAACATAATATGGACGTTATCAAACTTGCCGATTATATTATTGACATTGGTCCAGAAGGCGGAAAAGGCGGCGGTCAATTGGTTGCCAAAGGAACGCCAGAAGAAGTGGCTCAGAATAAAAAGAGTTATACGGCTAAGTTTTTGAAAAAAGAGCTAGAGTAATATTTTAAATATATGAAGAAAATCATTTTCCTTTTGTTATTGGTAAATCACGCTATATTTAGTCAGCAAATAGAAACTTTTAATGACCCTAAAAATTATTATCAAGTTGCAATCAGTGATTTTAAAATTAACCCAACACTACATGTTTTTCCAACTAACCAAAAAGATCTTGATTTTAAAAAGGGAAAACCTATTAAAAATATTAGCTGCTATTATGATGATAATACTGCAAAAACATATTATATCGAATTTACGCCTGATGGTAAAATAACGAAGAATGAAGATTTTTATCGAAACCAAAAAATCATATTTAATTACTCTAAAGAAATCATTACTAGACAGCACTATGAAATTAGAAACGACAAATCAGAAAGATTAAGTTCTATAGATAGTATTGTTTATAATCACAACAATAATATTGTAAGAAAATCATTAACTAATTATGATTTAAAACAAAAAATTTATGAAATAAATGTTACTGATTATGAATATTTAGAAAAAAATAAATTAGCAAAAATGTATCAATATAGCATCGCAGAAAATATGCCATACCTTGCTGGAAATTTATCTATTTATGAGTACAAAATGAGTATCATTACAGAAAAAAAATATCATTTTGAAAATAATAATCATAGCTCGAAAAAATTAAAAAAGGATTCAATAACAATTAATCCCAATTTCAGTAAAAATGTTTATTACCTAAACAAAAAAGGAGAAATTTCAAAATTTGATCATTTTTACAAAGATAAGAGTATAGATAAATCAACTAATCTAAAATATGACGATTTCAGTAAAATCACTTCAATTACTTCTACTTATTTTGATGAACCTGATACTCAAACTTTTAAATTTGACATTAATAATAACCTTACGGAATTGACTTATGATGGAGCAATTCGAAAATGCAAATACGATAAAAATAATAATCTCATATCTGATATATTAACCGATAAGGAGACTAATCAAAATATTTTCGCTATACAGCAAAAATATCAGTATGACACAAACAATAACTGGACTTCAATTGTAATTTTTAAAAATGGATCTTTTGATACCAAAATGACTCGAAAAATAAATTATTATTAAAACACTGTTTTTTCATCGCACAGATCACTGATATTCAAAACAAATCGATAAAACAAAACTTTATCTCTCCACTTTTACAATCTAATAATTTCGTATTTCTATAACAATTCTAGAAAAAAGCGTTAATTTAGTGTCCGCTTTTTTTGAAAAATTCAAGCTTTTTAAAGAAAACATGTTTCAATTAAACCGAATGTTTATTTGAAACCAACTGCCCTAGCCCTGATGGGAGCGGCATCCTTTTGTGGCGGGGTTCGCCACAAAAGATATAGCGGACAGCAGGAATCAGCTCCTTCCTTCGACTACGCTCAGGATGACAAAATGGGACAAAAACATAAATAAAATAATAAATTAAAATACCTAAAATGAGATTAGAAGATTTTGATAATGATGAAGATAAAGTAATTCAGGATCGTTTGAAACAAAGAACCTGGAATGAAATTAAAACCAATGACAGCTGGGCAATTTTTAAAATTATGTCTGAGTTTGTAAATGGTTACGAAGCAATGGGACGTATTGGTCCTTGTGTTTCTATTTTTGGATCGGCAAGAACAAAACCAGATGACAAGTACTATCAATTGGCAGAAAAAATCGCTTATAAAATCAGTAAAGCAGGTTACGGTGTGATTACAGGAGGTGGTCCCGGAATTATGGAAGCTGGAAATAAAGGTGCGCATTTGGGCGGAGGAACTTCGGTTGGTTTAAATATCGAACTTCCGTTTGAACAGCATTTTAATCCGTATATTGATCACGATAAAAACTTGAATTTCGACTATTTCTTTGTGAGAAAAGTAATGTTCGTAAAGTATTCGCAAGGGTTTGTAGTTATGCCAGGAGGTTTTGGAACTTTGGACGAAATGTTTGAAGCAATCACTTTGATTCAGACTAAGAAAATTGGAAAATTCCCTATTATTCTAGTTGGAGTTGAATTCTGGTCTGGCTTGATCGAATGGGTTAAAACTGTTTTGGTTGAAAAAATGCATACAGTAAGCCCTGAAGATTTGAATTTATTTAAAATTGTAGACACAGAAGACGAAGTTGTAGAAGCATTGGATAAATTCTACAAAAAGTACGATTTAAGTCCGAATTTCTAATTTTCAAAACCATATAAGTAATATAAGCTCATTTAAAAGTATATTTTTAAGCTTTGCGCTAAATACACTTATATCACTCATATGGTTAAAATATACTGCAAATACGCAAAAATTGAAAGCTGTTTTTTTAAACAGCTTTTTTTATACTATTTTTACAAAAATCCGTAACTTCAATATGTCCGTAACATAAGTATCTCTTATAACTTTTAAGCCATTATTTGAAAGCACTTTATAAAATTATTTGCCTCGTTTTAGTTTTATTATTCTCGATAAAACTTACTGCACAACATCAATCTAAGATGGAAGTGGCGGTAAATCTTGAACTTAAAACACTGAACATAAAACAGGATATTACGTATCATAATAATACAAATGATACTCTGACTTCAATTGTTTTGAATGATTGGAATAATGCTTTTGCAGACAAAAATACGCCCTTGGCAAAACGTTTTTCTGATGAATTCTACAGAGGTTTCCACTTGGCGAAAGCGGCAGATAGAGGAAAAACCACAATTATAAATCTGACTGAAACCAATTTTTCAGCTCTTGAATGGGAAAGAAGTGCTGCAGATCCTGACTATGTTACGGTTCGATTGAATCGTAAACTTCTTCCAAACGAAAAAATTGATTTGCATCTTAATTATATTGTAAAAATTCCAAACGATAAGTTTACTCATTTTGGATTTACTCAAAATGGCGGTATGGCATTAAAAAATTGGTTTTTAAGTCCTGCCCGTTTTGAAAATGGCTTTTTTGTAAAGTACAACAATTTCAATCTGGATGATATTGCCAACGCCGTAAGTGATTATGAAGTGGAAATTAAGATTCCTAATCAGTATTCCATAACGACCGATTTAAATTCGGTTTCGAAAGATTCAACCAATCAGGGCTATAGTATTTATTCTTTTTCAGGCAAAAACAGAACCGATCTAAATCTTTATATCGAAAAGCAAAATAGCTTTAGAACTTATGACAATGGCTCTTTACAGGTTCTAACGAATTTAAAAAATAAAAAAATAGACGAATACCAGAAAGCTATTATTATTAATCGCGTGGTTTCTTATGCTGAGAAGTTTATTGGCAAATATCCGCACGAAAGAATTACCGTTTCTCAGGCAGATTATGATAGAAATCCATTTTATGGTTTAAATCAGTTGCCCTCTTTTATCAGTCCATTTCAAGACGACTTTATTTTTGAAATTCAATTTCTAAAGACTTTTTTAAACAATTACCTCAAAAGCAGTCTGCGTTTAGATCCTAGAAAAGATAATTGGGTTTATGACGGAATCCAGATTTATACCATGATGAAGTACATGGAAGAACATCATCAGGATGAAAAAATGCTGGGAAAACTTTCAGATATGAAACTCTTTAAAAGTTATCATATTACCAATCTGACTTTTAATGAGCAATACAGTTATTATTATATGCTTATGGCGCGTAAAAACTTGGATCAGCCTCTTGGTGATCCAAAAAATACGCTCATAAAATTTAACGAACAAATTGCCAGTAAATATCGTGCAGGTTTAAGTTTGAGTTATTTGGATGATTACCTTAATCATGACATTGTTCCTAAAAGTGTAAAAGAATTTTACAATCTTAACCAAATTGGACAGTCTAATCGATACGATTTTGAAAAAATCTTAACTCAAAAGAGCCAAAAAAATATCGATTGGTTCTTTAAAACCATTATCGATTCGAGAGATATTATCGATTATAAATTTTCTAATGTTTCCAGAACGGCAGATAGCATTACGTTTTCGATTAAAAATAAAACCGGAATCTACGCTCCTATTCCAATTTATGGAGTTAAAAAGAAGGAAGTAGTTTTTAAACAATGGATAGAGCCCAAAACAAAAGATTCAGTTTACGAAATCAGCAGAAAAAATGCAGATAAAATTGTCATTAATTATGACAATGAAGTTCCAGAGTACAACCAGAGAAACAATTGGAGATCTCTAAAACATGTTTCTCTGAACCGTCCTTTAAAATTTAATTTTGCTAAAGATTTAGAAGACCCATACTACAATCAGATTTTATATATTCCGACATTAAACTATAACTTATATGATGGTTTTACACCGGGAGTTCGTTTTCAAAATAAAACCATTTTAGACAAACCTTTTAATTTTGATATTAATCCGGCGTATTCCATAAAGGCAGGAACAATTTCTGGTTCGTCAGCCTTTTCATGGAATCAGTACTATAGAAACAGTACTTTATTCAATGTCCGATATTCTATCAGTCAAAATTATTTTCATTATGCGCCAGACGCTACTTATTTGAGATTAAATCCAATGGTGGTGTTTCGCATACGCGAAAAAGATTTCAGAGATAATAGAAAACAAACATTTTTATTTCGCCAGGTTATTGTAAACCGTGAAGCCAGCAGTTATATAACAGATAATTCAGAACCAAATTATTCAGTATTTAATGCGCGTTATGCTAATACAAAAACAGAATTAATTGATCATTTTAGCTTTATGACCGATCTGCAGTTTTCTGGAGGATTCGGAAAAGTTGCGGGAGAAGTAGAATACAGAAGATTGTTTGAAAACAATAAAAAGTTAAACTTAAGATTATACGCAGGAAGTTTCTTGTACAACACAACAAATTCAGATTATTTCAGTTTTGGCTTAGACCGTCCGACTGATTATTTATTTGATTATAATTTATTTGGAAGATCAGAAAGCACAGGATTTTTTAGCCAACAATATGTAATTGCCGAAGGAGGTTTCAAATCACAATTAGAGCCTTCTTACGCCAATCAATGGATGGCAACTCTAAACGCAAGTTATGCCGTATGGAACTGGGTTGAGCTTTACGGAGACATTGGTTTCTTGAAAAACAAACACCAAAGTGAGTTCTTTGCCTACGATTCTGGAGTGCGTTTAAATCTTGTTCCTGACTACTTTGAACTCTATTTCCCTGTTTATTCTAATAATGGATGGGAAATAACACAGCCTAAATACAATGAAAAAATACGATTTATAATCACATTTTCACCAAAAACGTTAGTCACACTTTTTACCCGAAAATGGTTTTAATCAAATGAATTTTAAACAAAAACTTGCGAAATTATCAATAAAATTAAATTTTACATAAAAATCACATAAATAAAATACGTAGTTTTTAGATTTGAATACAAATAATTAAATTATATTTACTTCAAAGAATTATGATTATTGATTGTTTTTAAGTAATTTCGCGACATAAACAACATGACCCTGCAAGATTATGATAAAAGAAAAAAGCAATACTACACTGACATTTGAAGATTTCAAAACTGAGGTATTGAATGACTATAGAATTGCGGTAACAAGCCGTGAATGTAGTCTTTTAGGTCGAAAAGAAGTATTAACCGGAAAAGCTAAATTTGGTATTTTCGGAGACGGAAAAGAAGTGCCACAGCTGGCAATGGCCAAAGCTTTTAAGAATGGAGACTTCCGTTCTGGATACTATCGCGATCAAACTTTTATGATGGCTATTGGCGAATTGGATGCTAAACAATTTTTCGCTGGTTTATATGGTCATACTGATTTAGCTTTTGATCCAATGTCTGCGGGAAGACAAATGGGCGGACACTTTGTAACGCACAGTTTAAACGAAGACGGTTCTTGGAAAGACTTAACGAAACAAAAAAATTCAAGTTCAGATATATCTCCTACTGCTGGTCAAATGCCTAGATTATTGGGATTGGCTCAAGCTTCAAAAATTTACCGAAACGTAGACGGAATTACCATTAAAGATAAGTTTTCTGTAAACGGAAACGAAGTTGCTTGGGGAACTATTGGTAATGCGAGTACTTCTGAAGGTTTATTTTTTGAAACCATAAATGCTGCGGGAGTTTTACAAGTTCCGATGGTAATGAGTGTTTGGGATGATGAATACGGAATTTCAGTTCACGCTAAACACCAAACTACTAAAGAGAATATTTCTGAAATTTTAAAAGGATATCAACGCGATGAAGATTCTAAAGGTTACGAAATCTTTAGGGTTAAAGGCTGGGATTATGCTGAGTTGGTTTCTACTTACGAAAGAGCCGGAGCCATTGCACGCGAAGAACATATTCCTGTTTTAATTCACGTAAACGAATTGACACAACCTCAAGGCCACTCTACTTCTGGTTCTCATGAACGTTACAAAAGTGCAGAAAGACTGGCTTGGGAAAGAGATTTTGACTGTATTCGCCAAATGCGTCTTTGGATGATTGCTATTAATATTGCTTCTCCAGAGGAATTGGCAGAACTTGATTTCGAATTAAAGAAAGAAGTTCTAGAAGCTAAAAAAGAAGCTTGGAACAGCTTCATTAATCCAATTATTGATGAGCAAAAGAATCTTTTAGCTTTATTGGAGCAAATTGCTGAAGCAAGCATCAATCATAAAGAAAGAATCAAAAAATTAATTTCTGAATTGGCTGCAATTAAAGCGCCGTTAAAAAAGGAGTTATTAGTTTATGCTAGAAAGATTCTTCGTTTTATTGAAGTACCAAACAGCAAAGTTCTTTTATCCAACTGGATTACAAGATTCTTAAACGAAACTCAGGAAAAATTCAGCAGTAATTTACATTCAGAGTCTAATCAAAATGTATTTTCAGTAGAAAAAGTTCTTCCTAAATATGCAGAAAATGCAAAACCAGATTTGGATGGAAGAATGATTCTTCGTGATAACTTTGACGCCATATTTGCAAAATATCCAGAAACTTTAATTTTCGGTGAAGATGTTGGAAACATCGGAGACGTAAATCAAGGTCTTGAAGGAATGCAAGAAAAATACGGAGAACTTCGTGTTGCCGATGTCGGAATTCGTGAAGCGACTATTATTGGTCAGGGAATCGGAATGGCATTGAGAGGTTTACGCCCGATTGCTGAAATTCAGTACTTAGATTATTTATTGTATGCTATTCAGATCATGAGTGACGATTTAGCTACATTACAATATAGAACTGTTGGAAAACAGAAAGCACCGTTAATCATTAGAACGCGTGGACACCGTTTGGAAGGAATCTGGCATTCTGGTTCTCCAATGGGAATGATTATCAATGCAATTCGCGGAATTCACGTTTTAGTTCCAAGAGATATGACACAAGCTGCTGGTTTTTATAACACTTTGTTAGAATGTGACGAGCCTGCTTTAGTTATTGAATGTTTGAACGGATACCGTCTAAAAGAAAAAACGCCTTTGAATTTTGGTGAATTTAAAACACCAATCGGAGTTGTAGAAACTTTAAGAGAAGGTTCTGATATTACTTTAGTTTCTTACGGATCAACTTTAAGATTGGTTATGCAAGCTGCTAATGAATTAGCAGAAAAAGGAATTGATTGCGAAGTTATTGACGTTCAATCTTTACTTCCGTTTGATATTAGCAAAGACATTGTAAAAAGTATTGCCAAAACAAATCGTCTTTTAGTAATTGACGAAGATGTTCCTGGAGGAGCTTCA from Flavobacterium sp. KACC 22763 includes these protein-coding regions:
- the uvrA gene encoding excinuclease ABC subunit UvrA; the encoded protein is MLDKDNTIEVLGARVHNLKNIDISIPREKLVVITGLSGSGKSSLAFDTIYAEGQRRYVETFSAYARQFLGGLERPDVDKIDGLSPVIAIEQKTTSKSPRSTVGTITEIYDFLRLLYARGADAYSYNTGEKMVSYSDEQIKDLIIQDYSGKRINILAPVIKARKGHYAELFQQITKQGFLKVRVNGEVQDLVAGMKLDRYKTHDIEIVVDRMVIEDNSDTQKRLSESINTAMHHGEDVLMILDQDSNEVRYFSRNLMCPSTGISYQNPEPNLFSFNSPKGACPHCNGLGTVHEINVKKIIPNPKLSIKAGGFAPLGEYKSSWIFKQLETIGEKFGFKITDPIEKIPEEAMQMILYGGKDKFSINSKDLGVTREYKIDFEGISNFIKNQYDESATTSIKRWAKDFMDEINCPVCDGSRLKKEALFFRVNEKNITELCDMDISDLTAWFQDLNSHLTDKQLLIASEVVKEIKDRLNFLMNVGLNYLALSRSSKSLSGGEAQRIRLATQIGSQLVGVLYILDEPSIGLHQRDNEKLIHSLEQLRDIGNSVIVVEHDKDMIETADYVIDIGPKAGKYGGEIISIGTPKETLASNTITAQYLNGKMKFDIPKKRRKGNGKFLKLTGATGNNLKNVSIEIPLGQLTCVTGVSGSGKSTLINETLYPILNAYYFNGVKKPQPYKKIEGLEHIDKVIDIDQSPIGRTPRSNPATYTEVFTEIRNLFTMTSESMIRGYKAGRFSFNVKGGRCETCEGSGVRTIEMNFLPDVYVECETCQGKRFNRETLEIRYKGKSISDVLDMTVDEAVPFFENIPKIYRKIKTIQDVGLGYITLGQQSTTLSGGEAQRIKLAGELSKKDTGNTFYILDEPTTGLHFEDIRVLMEVINKLVDKGNTILVIEHNMDVIKLADYIIDIGPEGGKGGGQLVAKGTPEEVAQNKKSYTAKFLKKELE
- a CDS encoding TIGR00730 family Rossman fold protein gives rise to the protein MRLEDFDNDEDKVIQDRLKQRTWNEIKTNDSWAIFKIMSEFVNGYEAMGRIGPCVSIFGSARTKPDDKYYQLAEKIAYKISKAGYGVITGGGPGIMEAGNKGAHLGGGTSVGLNIELPFEQHFNPYIDHDKNLNFDYFFVRKVMFVKYSQGFVVMPGGFGTLDEMFEAITLIQTKKIGKFPIILVGVEFWSGLIEWVKTVLVEKMHTVSPEDLNLFKIVDTEDEVVEALDKFYKKYDLSPNF
- a CDS encoding aminopeptidase, which translates into the protein MEVAVNLELKTLNIKQDITYHNNTNDTLTSIVLNDWNNAFADKNTPLAKRFSDEFYRGFHLAKAADRGKTTIINLTETNFSALEWERSAADPDYVTVRLNRKLLPNEKIDLHLNYIVKIPNDKFTHFGFTQNGGMALKNWFLSPARFENGFFVKYNNFNLDDIANAVSDYEVEIKIPNQYSITTDLNSVSKDSTNQGYSIYSFSGKNRTDLNLYIEKQNSFRTYDNGSLQVLTNLKNKKIDEYQKAIIINRVVSYAEKFIGKYPHERITVSQADYDRNPFYGLNQLPSFISPFQDDFIFEIQFLKTFLNNYLKSSLRLDPRKDNWVYDGIQIYTMMKYMEEHHQDEKMLGKLSDMKLFKSYHITNLTFNEQYSYYYMLMARKNLDQPLGDPKNTLIKFNEQIASKYRAGLSLSYLDDYLNHDIVPKSVKEFYNLNQIGQSNRYDFEKILTQKSQKNIDWFFKTIIDSRDIIDYKFSNVSRTADSITFSIKNKTGIYAPIPIYGVKKKEVVFKQWIEPKTKDSVYEISRKNADKIVINYDNEVPEYNQRNNWRSLKHVSLNRPLKFNFAKDLEDPYYNQILYIPTLNYNLYDGFTPGVRFQNKTILDKPFNFDINPAYSIKAGTISGSSAFSWNQYYRNSTLFNVRYSISQNYFHYAPDATYLRLNPMVVFRIREKDFRDNRKQTFLFRQVIVNREASSYITDNSEPNYSVFNARYANTKTELIDHFSFMTDLQFSGGFGKVAGEVEYRRLFENNKKLNLRLYAGSFLYNTTNSDYFSFGLDRPTDYLFDYNLFGRSESTGFFSQQYVIAEGGFKSQLEPSYANQWMATLNASYAVWNWVELYGDIGFLKNKHQSEFFAYDSGVRLNLVPDYFELYFPVYSNNGWEITQPKYNEKIRFIITFSPKTLVTLFTRKWF
- a CDS encoding alpha-ketoacid dehydrogenase subunit alpha/beta, which gives rise to MIKEKSNTTLTFEDFKTEVLNDYRIAVTSRECSLLGRKEVLTGKAKFGIFGDGKEVPQLAMAKAFKNGDFRSGYYRDQTFMMAIGELDAKQFFAGLYGHTDLAFDPMSAGRQMGGHFVTHSLNEDGSWKDLTKQKNSSSDISPTAGQMPRLLGLAQASKIYRNVDGITIKDKFSVNGNEVAWGTIGNASTSEGLFFETINAAGVLQVPMVMSVWDDEYGISVHAKHQTTKENISEILKGYQRDEDSKGYEIFRVKGWDYAELVSTYERAGAIAREEHIPVLIHVNELTQPQGHSTSGSHERYKSAERLAWERDFDCIRQMRLWMIAINIASPEELAELDFELKKEVLEAKKEAWNSFINPIIDEQKNLLALLEQIAEASINHKERIKKLISELAAIKAPLKKELLVYARKILRFIEVPNSKVLLSNWITRFLNETQEKFSSNLHSESNQNVFSVEKVLPKYAENAKPDLDGRMILRDNFDAIFAKYPETLIFGEDVGNIGDVNQGLEGMQEKYGELRVADVGIREATIIGQGIGMALRGLRPIAEIQYLDYLLYAIQIMSDDLATLQYRTVGKQKAPLIIRTRGHRLEGIWHSGSPMGMIINAIRGIHVLVPRDMTQAAGFYNTLLECDEPALVIECLNGYRLKEKTPLNFGEFKTPIGVVETLREGSDITLVSYGSTLRLVMQAANELAEKGIDCEVIDVQSLLPFDISKDIVKSIAKTNRLLVIDEDVPGGASAFILQQILEEQDAYKHLDSKPQTLAAKAHRPAYGTDGDYFSKPSAEDIYEKIYDMMHEVNPSKYPALYQ